Proteins co-encoded in one Montipora capricornis isolate CH-2021 chromosome 12, ASM3666992v2, whole genome shotgun sequence genomic window:
- the LOC138027267 gene encoding uncharacterized protein, protein MAFQTSEVTKSPYITFEKMQGFRNDVQDRLSSSVLNRYATRPSASLKTIGCITYVLFFAWQVIGLILYSIRAFETSISAKRASFQQTHIELFNHSANLELIWLVTWFLNTALVMIALSKVPSFLGYAVILRKLVRLPSFWSLVALTGVSMAGYPIILAINDHSGIEIALIVAFMVERPVQVILLAFLNFTQVNHSRKNGTLKVFAFIKVNVFLLFVNYFIQFVIGSIQFALNVYGIDEETEIDSHFHSVLGTIRRLSVVIFCYRIYVFHWEKLFVDNRNILCHHDYFENSCIRGEIKEFNAV, encoded by the coding sequence ATGGCTTTTCAGACTTCAGAGGTCACCAAGTCACCTTACATCACCTTTGAAAAGATGCAAGGATTCAGAAACGATGTTCAAGATCGTTTGTCATCATCTGTGCTGAATCGTTATGCAACACGCCCATCGGCCTCGTTAAAAACAATTGGCTGCATTACTTACGTTTTGTTTTTCGCCTGGCAAGTTATCGGCCTCATTCTCTACTCCATCCGGGCATTTGAGACAAGCATCAGCGCAAAGCGTGCCAGTTTCCAACAAACGCACATAGAGCTCTTTAACCACTCTGCAAATCTGGAACTGATTTGGCTGGTGACGTGGTTTTTAAACACTGCTTTAGTGATGATTGCTTTGTCCAAAGTACCCTCGTTTCTTGGTTATGCTGTGATACTTAGGAAACTTGTTCGCTTGCCGTCTTTTTGGAGTCTTGTGGCATTAACTGGAGTGTCCATGGCGGGATATCCCATAATACTTGCGATCAATGATCACTCTGGAATCGAAATAGCATTGATTGTGGCGTTCATGGTTGAGCGACCCGTTCAAGTCATCCTGCTTGCCTTCTTAAACTTCACTCAGGTGAATCATTCGCGAAAAAACGGAACACTTAAAGTCTTCGCATTCATCAAAGTCAACGTGTTTCTCTTGtttgtaaattattttattcagtTTGTTATTGGCTCAATACAGTTTGCCCTCAACGTGTATGGAATAGACGAAGAGACTGAAATTGACAGTCATTTCCACTCCGTTCTTGGTACAATCCGTCGATTATCTGTGGTTATATTCTGTTACAGAATTTATGTTTTCCATTGGGAAAAGCTGTTTGTCGATAATAGAAACATACTCTGTCACCACGACTATTTTGAGAATTCTTGTATTCGTGGTGAGATTAAAGAATTTAACGCAGTTTAG
- the LOC138026909 gene encoding uncharacterized protein, with protein MAFQISEVTRSPYFILERMERFRKDVQDRFSSVLNGFTTRTSASLKTLGCIAYLLFFAWQIIGLILFTIRAFETSISAKHASFQQTHIELFSHSENLELIWLVTWFLNTALVMIALSKVPSFLGYTVILRKLVRLPSFWSLVALTGVAMAGYPMILAIKNHSGIEVALIVAFMVDRPVQVILLAFVNFIQVNHSRENGTLKVFVFIKINVFLLFVTYFIRFVLGSMEFALKVYGIDEENGIDSAFYSVLGTIRQFAVVMYHYRIYVFYWEKLFVDNRNILDNHEFFENSRGGGHRDVPLRELNPV; from the coding sequence ATGGCTTTTCAGATTTCAGAAGTCACCCGGTCACCCTACTTCATCCTTGAAAGGATGGAAAGATTCAGAAAGGATGTTCAAGATCGTTTCTCATCTGTACTGAATGGTTTTACGACACGCACATCAGCCTCGTTAAAAACACTTGGCTGCATTGCTtaccttttgttttttgcatggCAAATTATTGGCCTCATTCTCTTCACAATCCGGGCATTTGAGACGAGCATCAGCGCAAAGCATGCTAGTTTCCAACAAACGCACATCGAGCTCTTTAGCCACTCCGAAAATCTGGAACTGATTTGGCTGGTGACGTGGTTTTTAAACACTGCTTTAGTGATGATTGCTTTGTCCAAAGTACCCTCGTTTCTTGGCTATACTGTGATACTGAGGAAACTTGTTCGCTTGCCGTCTTTTTGGAGTCTTGTGGCATTAACTGGAGTTGCCATGGCAGGATATCCCATGATACTTGCGATCAAGAATCACTCTGGAATAGAAGTGGCGTTGATTGTGGCTTTTATGGTTGACCGACCAGTCCAAGTCATCCTCCTTGCCTTCGTAAACTTCATTCAGGTGAATCATTCGCGAGAAAACGGCACCCTTAAAGTATTTGTATTCATCAAGATTAAcgtgtttcttttgtttgtaacTTATTTTATCCGGTTTGTTCTTGGCTCGATGGAGTTTGCCCTGAAGGTGTATGGAATAGATGAAGAGAATGGAATTGACTCGGCTTTCTACTCCGTTCTTGGTACAATCCGTCAATTTGCCGTGGTCATGTACCATTACAGAATTTATGTTttctattgggaaaaactgtttgTCGATAATAGAAACATACTTGATAACCACGAATTTTTTGAGAATTCTCGTGGTGGTGGTCACCGTGACGTTCCATTAAGAGAATTGAATCCAGTTTAG
- the LOC138025570 gene encoding uncharacterized protein, producing MSVEKIMKPSVHASEIRQRLLLDGVVDADDLPSASQINKRITRDLVMSKKKLSVIPSESTTPEQIARQDEYLNVISTFQPHQIHFFDEASVIKTSGNRSYGNATVGEKAVEFQRYASNANFTINLLHSVRGVDYYNILDGPSNGFQLLYFFEDAVEIQRPDGSVLLERGDCVVMDNCGFHHGLFVEPVLRELLNDYGVQLIYQPPYSPHLNTCEYCFHQIKEFLRRCQMLAIEETEIAIAEGVSLISAANSNNYFRNCITTKAIFRVL from the coding sequence ATGTCTGTTGAGAAAATTATGAAGCCAAGTGTCCATGCCTCTGAAATACGACAGAGACTTTTGTTGGATGGCGTTGTAGATGCTGACGATTTGCCGAGTGCTTCTCAAATAAATAAACGAATAACGCGTGACTTGGTGATGAGCAAAAAGAAACTATCAGTCATACCGTCAGAAAGCACTACTCCTGAACAAATTGCCAGACAAGACGAATATCTTAACGTCATATCTACATTTCAACCACACCAAATCCATTTCTTTGACGAGGCAAGTGTGATAAAAACCAGTGGGAATCGTAGTTACGGGAACGCTACCGTCGGCGAGAAAGCAGTCGAGTTTCAACGATACGCTTCGAACGCCAATTTTACCATCAACTTGCTCCACTCAGTACGTGGGGTAGACTATTATAATATTCTTGACGGCCCGTCGAATGGATTTCAGTTGCTTTACTTTTTTGAAGATGCTGTTGAAATTCAACGCCCTGATGGAAGTGTTCTTCTTGAGCGTGGCGATTGCGTCGTGATGGACAATTGTGGTTTTCACCATGGTCTGTTTGTTGAGCCTGTTCTAAGAGAACTGTTGAATGACTATGGCGTCCAGCTTATTTACCAGCCACCTTACTCACCACATCTAAATACGTGTGAATATTGTTTTCACCAAATAAAGGAATTCTTGCGGAGATGTCAAATGTTAGCGATAGAAGAGACCGAAATTGCCATAGCCGAGGGTGTTTCATTGATATCAGCAGCTAATTCAAATAACTATTTTCGCAATTGTATAACAACAAAAGCAATCTTTCGTGTCTTGTAA
- the LOC138025571 gene encoding uncharacterized protein, with protein sequence MVPPTGNQDLRPQLHIDGIDGKSLKDIANLIEDALLEPMSSYQPVNCSPPFEVDSEVPQLSDAIVYSMLLKVNPSKSSGPDEVPNWILKDYAEVVAMPVRMILNSSYIKQELPPIWKQANVTPLPKERPVTDVTKCYYDELKYHHQI encoded by the exons ATGGTTCCACCAACAGGAAATCAAGACCTTCGCCCCCAATTACACATTGACGGAATTGATGGAAAGTCCTTGAAAGACATTGCAAATTTAATAGAGGATGCTCTTCTTGAGCCGATGTCAAGCTACCAGCCAGTGAATTGCTCACCTCCCTTCGAAGTTGACTCAGAAGTTCCTCAACTTTCTGATGCTATCGTGTACTCAATGTTATTGAAGGTCAATCCATCTAAATCATCTGGTCCGGATGAAGTTCCGAATTGGATACTCAAAGACTACGCTGAAGTTGTCGCTATGCCTGTTCGCATGATCCTGAatagctcatatattaaacaaGAACTTCCACCCATCTGGAAGCAAGCTAACGTTACTCCATTGCCCAAAGAGAGACCAGTGACCGATGTCACGAAG TGCTATTACGACGAACTAAAGTACCACCATCAGATATAA